From the genome of Croceibacterium atlanticum:
TCCAGTCATCCAGATTGGGAGCTGATCGGAGTGTATCCAGCTCCGTCCAGGACATGCCCATGTCAGTGCTCACATAAAGATGCGCGGGTTCAGTTCCGGCATAGAGGCGCGCTTCGCCATCGACATTGCACGCCGCCACGGCAAAGACATTGTGCGAAGCCAGCCCGTTATTGCGAAACTCCCAGCTGGCACCTTCATCCGTGCTGATCGCAATGCCGCCATCATGCGTTCCAGCAATCATGGTTCCGGAAAGCTCTTCCCGCGCGAGAGAACATATGTGGTGACCGGCGAGCGTCTGCCCGACATTTCGCCACTCCCCGTCACCCTCCCGCCTGAGATGAAACAGCCCTTCGGCCGTTGCCACGAACAGATCGGGTGACGGAGATGGGTTCGAGAACATCGATGTTCCCGAGTGAGAAAGGTAGATCGCCATGCAAGCCTCCTATTTGCGGTTGATCCCGCAGTTTTTCTCTCTTCATTCAAATGGCTGGCCGGAACCGGGGCAGGGCAATTTCACCGTCCCCGTTTTCGAAACAGACCTTAACCTTCATGCCGATGCCGACCGCCTCCGGCTCCACGCCGACGAGGTTGCTGACCATCTTCACGCCTTCTTCCAGCTCGATGATCGCCACGACCGCCGGCAATGGCCCACCCCAACCGCCGAGCGGTTCGCGAAGCACGCTGAAGCTCCAGACTTCGCCATTTCCGTCTGAGCGGACCCATTCCCGCTCCGCCGAATGACACGAATGGCACAGCGGACTGGGCGGATGGCGGCTGGTCCCGCAAGACTTGCAACGCTGGATAAGCAGGGTTCCATCGCGGCACCCTTGCCAAAATCCTTCGGTGTCGGGATTTTCGATCGGGGCGAAGTTGCGGCCAGGCATCAGTTCAACTCCTCGTTGGCGAGCAGCAATGTGTAATGCATCCCCAATTGCGAACATTGGCTGCTGACCGCGGCGGTGCGTGCCTGGCGGACCTGTCGTTCACCGCCATCGCCGCGCAACTGGATCACCGCTTCGGTGATATGCGCAATGCCCCCCAGATGCCCTTGTGAAAGCAGGCCGCCATGGGTGTTGACCGGCAATTGTCCGCCCAGTTCGATCCTGCCCCCTTCGACGAACGAACCGCCTTCGCCCTTCTCGCAAAAGCCGTAATCCTCCAGCGTTACGAGCACGACGGAGGTGAAAGGATCATACAGTTCGGCAACATCGATATCCGCCGGTTTCAACCCCGCCATGGCATATGCTCGTCGCGCCGCTCCGCAAGCGGCAGAGGTCGCCAGTTCGGGGGCGTGTTCCAGCGTGGCGAAAAGCGATGAGGCACCCATGCCCTCGATGCCTACCGGCAACCGGGCCAGATCGCGAGCACGGTCCCCGCTGGTGACGATCACCGCGCCGGCCCCGGTCGCCGGAACGCAGCAATCGAATAATCGGTAGGGGTCGGCCAGCAGGCGCGAAGCCTGGTGATCCTCGATCGTCATCGGCTTTCGCATTACCGCATCGGGATTGAGCGCCGCATGTTTCCGGCAAGCGACGGCCACTGCCCCGAACTGCCTGGATGTCGTTCCGTAAAGATGCATGTGACGCATGGCCCCCAGCGCATAGCTGACAGGCGCCGCGCCAGCACCGAACGGATTCATGAAATCTTCCCACCCGGTCGACAATCTTCCCCAGCCCTTGCCTTCGCGGCTGAGCGGCTGCTCCCCTCCGCCCGATGTGCAAAGCACTGTTGTGCAAAGCCCGGCACGGATTGCCGCCACTGCATTTGCGATCATTGCTGCCGGCGCACCGCCGCTGAGGCTTGTTTCATTGACGTAATGCGGCGTTATGCCAAGTCTCTGGGCCAGCAGGGAGGAGTTGTTCGCCTGTGGGTTGGTCCGGACCTGCTGGGTAATCACGCCATCGATGTCGGATTTGTTCAGCCCGGCATCCGCGATTGCCGCCACTGCGGCGCGCAGGCCCAGTTCAACCGATGTCATCTCGGATTTGCGTGCGACTTCGCTCTGACCGATCCCTACGATGGCGCAGTCCATCCTCATTCGCCCCCAACCGGACTGTTATCAAGCAACAGCGTGCAGCTGGCCTCCAGAACCTGACGATCATCCTGATTGAACCCCTGCATTTCGCAAGTGATCCAGGGGTCTTCCGGATTGTCGGACTTGGCGGCGATGCGCCCCGCAAAACGCAGGCTGTCACCTTCGAAAGTCGAATAGGTCTGCTTCGTCTTCAGTTTGCACAAACGCCCCTTCGGGCCCACCCAGTCGGTCAGGAGCCGCACCAGCAACGATTCCCTGAACGCGCCACTGGCGATGAAGGTGGGCAAGCCCGATTGCTCCCTCACATAATCCCGGTCGTAGTGCAGATTGGCGTAGTTTTCCTGGAACCCGGCCCAGCGTACCGCATCGATAATGGTTACGGGCGGATACGAACGCCCGGGAATATCGCCCCCCACTTGCGCAGAGGCAAAACTCGGGATGGATTCCACCGCTGAAGTCTTCAGATCCATCAAACTCTCCTAGATCACGGCCATTTCGATCAGCGCGCTGCGTTGCGCGTCGGAATATCCCAGCTCGGCGAGTA
Proteins encoded in this window:
- a CDS encoding Zn-ribbon domain-containing OB-fold protein — encoded protein: MPGRNFAPIENPDTEGFWQGCRDGTLLIQRCKSCGTSRHPPSPLCHSCHSAEREWVRSDGNGEVWSFSVLREPLGGWGGPLPAVVAIIELEEGVKMVSNLVGVEPEAVGIGMKVKVCFENGDGEIALPRFRPAI
- a CDS encoding MaoC/PaaZ C-terminal domain-containing protein codes for the protein MDLKTSAVESIPSFASAQVGGDIPGRSYPPVTIIDAVRWAGFQENYANLHYDRDYVREQSGLPTFIASGAFRESLLVRLLTDWVGPKGRLCKLKTKQTYSTFEGDSLRFAGRIAAKSDNPEDPWITCEMQGFNQDDRQVLEASCTLLLDNSPVGGE
- a CDS encoding thiolase family protein, which encodes MDCAIVGIGQSEVARKSEMTSVELGLRAAVAAIADAGLNKSDIDGVITQQVRTNPQANNSSLLAQRLGITPHYVNETSLSGGAPAAMIANAVAAIRAGLCTTVLCTSGGGEQPLSREGKGWGRLSTGWEDFMNPFGAGAAPVSYALGAMRHMHLYGTTSRQFGAVAVACRKHAALNPDAVMRKPMTIEDHQASRLLADPYRLFDCCVPATGAGAVIVTSGDRARDLARLPVGIEGMGASSLFATLEHAPELATSAACGAARRAYAMAGLKPADIDVAELYDPFTSVVLVTLEDYGFCEKGEGGSFVEGGRIELGGQLPVNTHGGLLSQGHLGGIAHITEAVIQLRGDGGERQVRQARTAAVSSQCSQLGMHYTLLLANEELN